ACGGGTGAACCACCAGATCGTCTCCCAGGCCGTGGTCATCGCCACCGGCATCACCGAGGACGGCGGCCGCGAGGTCCTCGGGACCGCTGTCGGCGACAGCGAGAGCGAGGCATTCTGGTCCGAGTTCCTGCGCTCCTTGCGCGAGCGCGGCCTGTCCGGGGTGCGCCTGGTCATCGCCGACCACACAGCGGCCTGGTCAAGGCGATCCGCAAGGTCATGCTGGGATCCGCCTACCAGCGCTGTCGTGTCCATTTCCTGCGCAACTGCTTCGCACACATCCCCAAGGGGACCGGCGAGATGGTCGCCGCGACCATCCGCACCGTCTTCGCCCAGCCCACCGCCCAAGCGGTCCAAGCCCAGCTGGACACCGTCGCCGACATGCTCGGCGAGCAGTTCCCCAAGGTCAAAGAAATGCTCCTGGACGCGAAGGAAGACCTGACCGCGTTCGCCGTCTTCCCCCTCCAGCACTGGAAAAAGATCCAGTCCACCAACCCCCTGGAACGACTGAACCGGGAGATCAAACGCCGCACCGACGTCGTCCAGGTCTTCCCCAACCCCGCCGCACTCCAGCGCCTGGTCACCGCCATCCTCAGCGAACTACACGACGAGTGGATCGCCTTCCCCCGCCGCTACCTCCCCGAGGGCAGCATGACCGCCATCTACGCCGACGAACACGCCGGGAACACCACCCGCGCGCTCCCCGGCACCCCGAACACCACCGGAGAATGATCGCCTACACCATCACACGGGACGCCATCCGGATTCAAGGTCCTCCCGTTACAGGGAGTTGCGCGGCGTCCTTGCAGACGTCAAACCGGCGACATGCCGGGCGTCATTTCGGTGTCATTCCATGCAGTGGAGGTCTACCGTGATTCGTATGGCCACACCGAACAGCGCACTGCGAGCGGCCCGCATGGGCCTGCTCATGTCCCAGGACGACTTCGCCCGCGCCATCCGCGACGCCGGCAACCGCGCCGGACAGCCCAACGACGCCAACAAGCGGCTCGTCCAGCGCTGGGAGTCCGGCACCACCACGGCCCCGCGCCCGGTCTACGCCCGCGCCCTGGAAGCCGTCACCGGCCTCCCGCTGGAATCCCTCGGCTTCACCATCACTGTGCCCATGGCCCGCGTCACCGAGGACGGCCACGGCGGCCACGACATGGAGGCCCCCGCCCCCGCCGTCACTCCTACGACCCCGACTCCGCAGGGCGAACCCCAAGGCGCGCACCGCAACTACTCCGGGGTGTGGCTGTCGAAGTACGAGTACTTCAGCTCCGGGCGGGACGCCGCCTTCACCGGCCTGCACTACGTCGTGCTCCTCCAGCACGGCAACCGGCTCACCGCCCGCTCCCTGCCGAACGGGTCGTCGAACCCCAACTCGCCGCTGACGATGGACCTGGAGATCGACGGGCACGTCGCCACCGGCACGTGGACCGAGCAGACCGCAACCGACGGCTACTACCGGGGAGCCCGCTATCACGGTGCGGTTCAGCTGCTCGTCGAGCCGACCGGGCGCCGTATGACAGGCAAGTGGGTGGGCTTCGGCAAGGAGTTCGACGTCAACACGGGCCCGTGGGAGCTCGTGTTCCAGGACGCGTCGACGAACCGGGCGACGCTCGCCGCCTACGACCGGCCGCCCGAGGTCTGACCCAGACACCTGCGCGCGGCCGGGATCTTCTGCTGGTCGTGCACGGCAGCCCACGGCTTGAGCCCGTCCCCGCTAGTCCGGTGCGCCTCGTCCACGACCATCAAGTCGAACGCGCCCAGGCCGGCCACGTGCGCCTGCAGCTTCCCGACTGACGCGTACGTCGCGAACACTGAGCTTCTTCGAGTTGGCCACCGATCAGGT
This is a stretch of genomic DNA from Streptomyces sp. V4I8. It encodes these proteins:
- a CDS encoding XRE family transcriptional regulator yields the protein MATPNSALRAARMGLLMSQDDFARAIRDAGNRAGQPNDANKRLVQRWESGTTTAPRPVYARALEAVTGLPLESLGFTITVPMARVTEDGHGGHDMEAPAPAVTPTTPTPQGEPQGAHRNYSGVWLSKYEYFSSGRDAAFTGLHYVVLLQHGNRLTARSLPNGSSNPNSPLTMDLEIDGHVATGTWTEQTATDGYYRGARYHGAVQLLVEPTGRRMTGKWVGFGKEFDVNTGPWELVFQDASTNRATLAAYDRPPEV